Proteins from a genomic interval of Quercus robur chromosome 9, dhQueRobu3.1, whole genome shotgun sequence:
- the LOC126700874 gene encoding aspartic proteinase CDR1-like — MASGVKFHPCFLLSYYLIGVLVTAHNFPQAQLIPYYGQHLMKASIGTPPVDIYGIIDTASDLVWTQCVPCDVCFNQIHPKFDPKKSSTYSEISCHSKKCQEWDQIHCSPQNSCNYVSGYTSGLSKGVLAKEKVTITSTSGQAVSFDIAFGCAHNNTINYNDHTTGLIALGLGPLSFPSQIGSKMFSYCLLPYGTEYIDPSITGKISFGNGSEVVGDGVVSTPFVAVGNQYYVTLEGISVGDTYVPFNSSSKVSMGNILIDSGSTLFALPPDFYNRLEVEVKKRISIEPMKNDTLLGNRLCYRTEITNDNGPILTVHFEGADVELKPIQIFNQPVRGYDIYCFAIINHAKTELADLGDQGLYGNYVQANFLIGFDLETRMVSFKPTDCTKL, encoded by the coding sequence ATGGCAAGCGGTGTCAAATTTCATCCGTGCTTCCTTCTCTCATATTATCTTATAGGTGTTTTGGTTACAGCTcataatttcccccaagcacaATTAATACCATACTATGGTCAGCATCTCATGAAGGCCTCAATTGGCACTCCACCAGTAGACATCTACGGCATCATCGATACAGCTAGTGACCTTGTGTGGACACAATGTGTACCTTGTGATGTCTGCTTTAATCAGATTCATCCCAAGTTCGATCCTAAAAAGTCCAGCACATACAGTGAAATTTCTTGTCATTCAAAAAAATGTCAAGAATGGGACCAAATCCATTGTTCTCCTCAAAATAGTTGCAATTACGTTAGTGGATATACAAGTGGTTTATCCAAAGGTGTTTTGGCCAAAGAAAAAGTCACCATCACTTCTACCTCTGGGCAAGCAGTTTCCTTTGATATTGCTTTTGGATGTGCACACAACAATACCATCAATTACAATGACCACACAACGGGACTCATTGCGTTAGGATTAGGGCCTTTGTcctttccttcacaaattggtAGCAAGATGTTTTCTTATTGCTTGTTGCCATATGGCACTGAATATATTGATCCTAGTATTACAGGCAAGATAAGTTTTGGCAATGGTAGTGAAGTTGTGGGTGATGGTGTGGTTTCAACACCATTTGTAGCTGTGGGAAATCAATATTATGTGACACTAGAAGGAATTAGTGTTGGAGACACATATGTGCCCTTTAACTCTTCAAGTAAGGTTTCTATGGGCAACATTTTAATCGATTCAGGATCAACACTATTCGCTTTGCCACCAGATTTTTATAATCGCTTAGAGGTGGAAGTGAAGAAGCGGATTTCAATTGAACCCATGAAAAATGACACTCTTTTGGGGAACCGGCTTTGCTATAGAACTGAAATTACTAATGATAATGGACCAATTTTGACTGTCCATTTTGAAGGTGCAGATGTGGAGTTAAAGCCTatacaaattttcaatcaaCCGGTTAGAGGATATGATATTTACTGCTTTGCAATTATAAATCATGCAAAAACTGAATTGGCAGATTTGGGTGACCAAGGATTATATGGCAACTATGTTCAAGCTAATTTTTTGATTGGGTTTGACTTGGAAACAAGGATGGTCTCCTTCAAGCCGACTGATTGCACCAAACTGTAG